One Dermacentor andersoni chromosome 6, qqDerAnde1_hic_scaffold, whole genome shotgun sequence genomic window carries:
- the LOC126521246 gene encoding leucine-rich repeat neuronal protein 1-like: MNRPSSSISVTTAPAPEQSKRALTRLDQLVVFLLSCCYALCNNATGDTTWDVQCPVVCKCSVEASMNMGLNLRTANCSGRGLRTVPVGLPHDTQALLLNSNQLTDLHNQIPTLRNLVELDLSRNHIKQLGRGIIFHNISRLKFLDLSHNEFKTLFNGVFRGIVHLETLLMNSVQIKFIEERVFDGMRQLRVLTVDRNHLPSIYPEWFQDLLALESLSLSHNHISYVYPRVFLLLHRLRYLSLAHNRIRGLSDQAFLGLDNLTTLHLDSNQLTRVPASALQKLQGLHTLHIGKNPFTGFRSGNFVGLPIVELFADHVPTLTVIERGAFRDLPRLQVLRLHDNARLQYVDAQAFVNVPSLCQVLLHRNNISALSEELFRNLSAPLNVSLHGNPLLCDCNVRWVVEAVSALSNTSVRFMQPEELACHKPPPMIGRGLLNISLAEVPAECPPFLVGTVNSTVQRKIGDAQVFQCYALGLPEPKVRWLLPNGRVCNETGNDVHVQFKPPGSITIYHLRPVDVGAYTCIAENRHGRVIKVVDLVVENIDIHIFPQGILSTSVTVVWNGTARNTFPQYEIQYKPDDGKDSLVGASPKSVSSAEEGRFESVTVSRFYRSYTINNLQPETSYVFCIAVKDDEGDAHIQLSCTRARTRDASFMLQGIHYTSNVAVAVVLGIVSTAIFVLCAATMAARRYKHRQYETPQKSLVSNTASQVVPLESLYSPLMANVGS, from the coding sequence ATGAACCGTCCAAGCTCTTCGATTAGCGTGACGACAGCCCCAGCACCTGAGCAGTCCAAAAGGGCGCTCACGAGGCTGGACCAGCTTGTGGTGTTTTTACTCTCATGTTGCTACGCGCTGTGCAACAACGCTACCGGTGACACAACGTGGGACGTGCAGTGCCCCGTAGTGTGCAAGTGCAGCGTCGAAGCGTCAATGAACATGGGCCTCAACCTGCGAACAGCCAACTGCTCCGGCCGCGGACTGAGGACCGTGCCTGTTGGCCTTCCGCATGACACCCAAGCACTTCTGTTGAACAGCAACCAGCTGACCGACCTCCACAACCAGATACCAACGCTGCGGAATCTGGTAGAGCTGGACCTTTCGCGGAACCATATCAAGCAGCTCGGCCGCGGCATCATCTTTCACAACATCAGCAGACTAAAGTTTTTGGACTTGTCTCATAATGAATTCAAGACCTTGTTCAACGGCGTGTTCAGGGGAATCGTGCACTTAGAGACGCTTCTAATGAACAGCGTGCAAATCAAGTTCATCGAAGAGCGCGTCTTTGACGGTATGCGCCAACTGCGCGTGCTGACGGTAGACCGCAACCACCTGCCCTCCATCTATCCCGAATGGTTTCAAGACCTGCTCGCCCTCGAGAGCCTGTCTTTATCACACAATCACATTTCGTACGTATACCCGCGCGTATTCCTGCTGCTTCATCGGCTACGCTACCTGTCGCTCGCTCACAACCGCATTAGAGGCCTCAGCGATCAGGCGTTCCTAGGCTTGGACAATCTAACCACGCTGCACCTGGACAGCAACCAGCTGACGCGGGTGCCAGCCTCGGCCCTGCAGAAATTGCAAGGACTGCATACGCTCCACATCGGTAAAAACCCGTTCACAGGGTTCCGCTCGGGCAATTTTGTGGGTCTGCCTATCGTCGAGCTGTTCGCGGACCACGTTCCCACCCTGACGGTGATCGAGCGCGGCGCATTCCGCGACTTGCCGCGACTACAAGTGCTGCGCCTGCACGACAACGCCAGGCTGCAGTACGTGGACGCGCAGGCGTTCGTCAATGTTCCGTCCCTTTGCCAGGTGCTGCTTCACCGCAACAACATCTCGGCGCTCAGCGAAGAACTCTTCCGCAACCTGTCTGCTCCTCTGAACGTTTCTCTGCACGGCAACCCGCTCTTGTGTGACTGCAACGTCCGCTGGGTGGTTGAGGCCGTGTCGGCCCTGTCAAACACGTCCGTTCGCTTTATGCAACCCGAGGAACTGGCCTGCCACAAGCCGCCACCGATGATCGGACGGGGCCTCCTCAACATATCCCTGGCCGAAGTGCCGGCCGAGTGCCCGCCCTTCCTCGTCGGCACCGTGAACAGCACCGTGCAGCGCAAGATCGGCGATGCGCAGGTGTTCCAGTGCTACGCCCTCGGCCTTCCCGAGCCCAAAGTGCGCTGGCTGCTCCCGAACGGTCGTGTCTGCAATGAGACCGGAAACGACGTGCACGTGCAGTTCAAGCCTCCAGGCAGCATCACCATCTACCACCTGAGGCCGGTCGACGTGGGAGCATACACGTGCATCGCCGAGAACAGGCACGGCCGCGTAATCAAGGTGGTCGACCTGGTCGTCGAGAACATCGACATCCACATCTTCCCACAGGGCATCCTCTCGACGTCGGTAACCGTAGTGTGGAACGGCACGGCGCGCAACACATTTCCCCAGTACGAGATCCAGTACAAACCGGATGACGGCAAGGACTCGCTGGTCGGCGCGAGCCCCAAGTCCGTGAGCAGCGCCGAAGAAGGACGTTTCGAATCGGTGACCGTGAGCCGCTTCTACAGGTCATATACGATCAACAACCTCCAGCCGGAGACCAGCTACGTGTTTTGCATCGCAGTGAAGGACGACGAAGGGGACGCGCACATCCAGTTATCGTGCACCCGCGCCCGAACCAGGGACGCCAGCTTCATGCTCCAGGGCATCCACTATACGAGCAATGTGGCCGTGGCCGTAGTGTTGGGCATCGTGTCTACCGCGATTTTCGTGCTGTGTGCGGCCACGATGGCGGCGCGCCGCTACAAGCACAGGCAGTACGAGACGCCGCAAAAATCGCTCGTCAGCAATACGGCGTCACAGGTCGTGCCGCTAGAGAGTCTGTACAGTCCGCTTATGGCCAACGTGGGCTCATGA